TCACCGAGTTCTCCATTATTCGATAGTGTAGCAACTAAAAGACAGAAGTTGGAGGCTGGCTATGTGCGGAAGGTACACTTACTTTACTTTTGAAATTCAGTGGCTTATCATACTTGGAATATGAATTTTTCTAGtgttctctataattttttgtGAAACAGGTTTCTCAACTTACGCATCAACCTCTTTGGTTACACAAGTCGCCAAAAAAGGTAATTTGCATACTGCATTAAGTCATAGCTCATCAACTGTTTCTTCATCTTGATCTAAATCTGGTTCTGGTTCAACCATGGTTTCTACACTATACCATGTCAAACGAAATAGTCGTTATCAACGTTTTATCTATGACTCTATGTCAACAATTATTTGTGGTTTTGTGCAGGTTGGAACTGCTGTAACGTCACCAAATGGTAGACCTAAAGTCACCATTCCTAGAGAACCAAACTTGGAAACAGCACAAAGGGCACAAAGACGTAGGTACATTCACTTCTAGCTGGATTTTGGTAAAATATTGTTCACTATGGATGTTCGATACACGAATCTCTAATGTGAAAGAAATGTGCACTTTGGTTTTCAGGTATAAGACTATTGCGAAAGATGGAGAACAAGCAAAAGTAAGTGTCTATTCCCTTAACGCTCCTTTAGCAGAAACGTTTGTGCTTCAAGTCAATAGTatttagaaagaaaatgaaaattttcattttcatagatTTGGAAGACTGAAAACTTGTACAGTTCTATGATCTTACAGTTCAGTGATATTGGCTTTTGCAGATTATCAAGGAGCCTCCATGGACCCTGCCTAAGAAGAGCACACCACAAGCAAAAGAATTTCAAGTATTCATATAATATTTTATTCTATTTCTTACTACAATATATCCGCTTCACGATATTCGTAACACTTCTTTAATTCGATGCTATCAGGTGTTTTATTTCAGGACATCACAAAGAGCTAAGCAAAGCACAGTCGATAATGTAATCCTTCAAATCTTGTTCCTTCCTTCATAAGGATgtacaactttctgtttctacTCGCATGACCAATTAATCGTTATTTCAGGTGACAAACACACCGATTTCTAGTTGTTTATCACCAACTGAAGCCACAGAGATTAAAGGGTAATTATTTCCGAGCTAAACCTAGAAATTGTATGTATCATATCTTGTGTCAATTGTATGGAATGATGTTGTTACTTCTTCACAGATCAAACTCTGCCTCTGCCAAGAGAGATAAATGCAAAGTACTCTCTCTTAAAAAGAAGGTAATATCAGTCTATCCACTTCTGCAGCTTTGTATTAATCTTTCTCTGCAACCATTAAACCATGTTGTGCCTGATGCAGACATTGTCAAGTAAGGAAGGAACTGGTGCTATCCCAAATCTCAAACAGGAAAGTAGACTACCAAGTCCAAGGGTATTAGTTACTTCTTCCTCTTTATTTTTTGGActgattttctttttccatgGTCATTTGTTTTCATTAATTATAGTCTTAATACCATTCTTTCACTTGCCCCTAGGAATTAAAGTTTGACAAGAGGTTTATGAAGGAGCCACCAACAGATTTATTCAGCAAGGTACTTGCTATCTGATCTACATTTTGGAAAGAACAATTTTAAATGCTAATAAATAGGTTGTTCATTGTTGCACCTAAAAATAAATTCATTAgtcaattgattcaattcatgtATTGTTTTGAAATCTGTTTCAGCTCTCACTTGCACCTGAAGCCCATCATAATGCAAATCCTGAGCTTAAAACTGCCTATGCCTGCTAAGGTTAGAACATGTTCTATGGAGCTCAGAAGCTTTACGTTTTTCGTTAGTTGTTGTTAGTTTACACATGGTTTGTTTTGTTATGTGAATTAAGGTCCTAAATTTATTCAAAGATATCGGACTTGTTCGGTGAAAACAACCAACTACATAAGCAGAAATCTCCAATCTGAATGTTAGCATAATAGCATTGCATCATTTGAAGTTGGTTAGTTTATGTGGTGCAGTTACATTATGCTTGACCCTCAGTCTTGTAGGCATGTAACTAGAAGTTCACAATGTTCTGAAAATGTGAGGGGGAAAAAAATGGAATTTTTGCAATTGCAATGCAAACATTTTTCTTGTGGTTGTCTTCAACTTTTGATTATCGTTATTCACTTTTGTCCTAACTCGACTAGATTGACCAATTAAAGACTAgtgaaattaatttttctttctcatgTTTTGTACGTATCCTAAACAATGATACTTAAAACGCGAGTTGAACTTAAAAGTCggtttttctttcttatgtttAGTGTGCAATCAAGCAAATGACACATAGGACAACGGAGCATGAATGAAATAACCCTTCAACCTAGGGTAGATTTGTTGTTTGATGAGAAGGTCTTACGTACCGCACCACGTGGCAGTGGGGCGGGCCGATCAGTGCTCAAGCATAGGGGTATTTTGAGTATTGCATATTAAAAATCAGGGACAATTTCgaaaaagatgaaaaagtttgagaattttgattggaGAGCCGCACGGCCCCACCACGTGGCAGCCCATACCCAAGACATTTTCTTGTTTGATAATCTCCCATGGAAAAACCCTCAGTATTTTCTACATTTTACATAAAAAGGGCCGACAAGAGGTGCTTGTTGGCTCCAAGTGCATTTGGGTACCAGACATCTCAACCAGTTCAATTTTCCCAGGTTTTGCTTGAATAAGTTGAATGTTATAGGTCTCAAATCTGAATGATCAAATGACATGGACTAGTTAACCCTCAATATTTGCTGTTTCTCTCAGTCCACAGTGAATGCTCTCTGACTCTGAGCAAATCATAAATTCTCGTGAACCTGTTAAAAGCCTGGACACCATCAACCAAATCTTTCCCCAAATCTTGTGGATGTTTTTCTTGGCATtgattcaaataaataaaaccaaGTGGTATAAAAAAAGCATACCCTGACACTACCAGGGGTTTTCACCTTTTCCCATGAGCTAATAgtattttaagtttttaacaaaATATATCCTTACAGCAGAAACTACCAACTTTTTCAGATTTGCTTATAATCCTTACAAAAGCAAACTGTTCACTTTCTAcctcccaaaagaaacaataaccCATATATTCACCTACTAGCCAGTAACTGCAGAGAGTTTTACCCCATCTGAACCAAAACTCGGGCATCTTCCCCATTTGAAGTTTTCAACAGTTGCAAAACACAGGAGACTGTAAAACTACTTAGAGTGTGTTCTTGGATATAACCTCACCAAACCGAAGAAACCATTGAGCATCAGATGAATGACTTTCTTGCCGAACAGGCTTCTGCTGTTGCACTTTTGGTTGTTGTTCCTTGTTAACCGCAAACTTATCATAGTCGATACCATTTGAAAGAGGCTTCTTTGAGTGATGTAAAGGTAGGAGGGAGACCAAAACCCTAGCAACTTCATGCATTGTTGGCCTCTCAGTGGGGTTTCGCTTGGTGCACAGCAGGGCGAGTTGAAAAGTTTTCTTGACATGAGTTATATCCATGCAGGTGACAGAAACTTCAGGGTCAACAGTCTCCATTACAGTATTGTTATCCGCCTTGGACAATATCTGAGAAGAACAATCCTTGTTTTAAAGTTAACCACAGTAAAGTTTACCACAGTACTATCTAACTAAAAGGTGAATGTTTCTTTTAGTTATCTACGAGGCTGATTTGTACAGTTATAACCTTCTACCCTTGCTTACAAAGCATAAAAGCTAACTCAGAAACTTGGGATACTCTAGAAAACATACCAGATGATGCAAGTTAGACTCCTTGTCCACAGCCTTCTTTCCAGTCAGTAGCTCAAGAAGCACAATGCCAAAGCTATATACATCAGATTTTTCATTGAGCCGAGAAGTCCTAGCATATTCTGGATCGATGTAACCAATTGTTCCCAGAACATAAGTCGATGCATGGGTATCTGCACTGGGGATGGATTTTGCAATTCCAAAATCAGAGAGATGAGCTTCAAAATTCTCATCCAGCAGGATATTAGAGGATTTCACATCCCTGTGAATAATGCGGGGGTTGCAGTCATGGTGAAGATAAGCAAGTCCTTGAGCTGCTCCAACTGCTATTTTCAAACGTGTTTCCCAATCAAGTTTAACCTTTTTCGATGGTCCTGCATTGCAATTAGCAAACATTGAGTAATTGACAACTTAACAGCTTCTTATAACTACAACTTCTACAAGAAACAGACAAACAGGACAGTTGAGTTGTGGTAACTAACCATGAAGCATATCCCACAGAGACCCGTTCTCCATGTAGTCATAGAAGAGGAGATTGCCCAAGGGAGACAGTGAATACCCATGCAAACTGACTAAATTTCTATGCTTGATACTGCCAATGGTTTCAAGTTCCGTCTCAAACTCCCTCCAGTTGTGTGGATACCGGTTGTAGAGTCGCTTGATTGCCATTGGTCGGGAATTTTTCAGTACACACTTGTACACTGTGCTAGAAGCACCATACCCTATGATATACTTCTCATTTAGATTCTCAGTGATTCTCATTATATCATCAAAGCTGTGTATAGCCATATCCATGTGAAGGATTACAAGTTTAGCAGGACCTGTAAACAATAGTGAATCTTCCTTAGATTCATTtgttaaaacacaaaaaaaagaagtaagCAAATCAAATAAACATAGGATATACATGCCTTGTCCATTCTTGGTAGATCCCATCATTAACTGCTTTGGTTGGTTGGACTTGTAAATCGCAACTATTACCATGGATAATAATGTGATGAAGCCTAACGCCATACAGACAACTGCTGCTCGGGAGAATACAGCTGAAAGCAGAAATAAGCAGTTTTTGTTAATAATTTGGAAAGTCCAGATGATTACCCATATTTCATCATCACACAGCAAGTTGAAAAAGAAGATATTTTTACCCCTGGACTTGGGGGCAACGGGTCTGCATATCGATCCCAACCAATCACTGCACAACAATGGGTTTGCAATGAAGCTGAAACAACCACATCAATAATTAGAAGAATAAACATAGAACACATAAATTAAACTGTTCATCCCCTGATCCTTTCCCGTTTTCCCCCATACCTGTCTGGTGAAAAACGTGAAAAGTTCCTCATGGGAGGTACAATGCCTGACAGATTGTTGTATGAAAAATTCCTACAAATATTGATAGAACAACAGTCAGGAAAATTAGAAAATACATGGACAAGCACAGAAAAGAGTAGAGACAAACTCACAAGGTCTCAAGGCTGAAACAGTTGGTTAGCTGATCAGGTATCTTTCCACGCAAGTTGTTGTTATTAAGCAACCTACCAAAGAGAGCCCACACAGAACAAAATTAACATCGCAATAAATGATATAACTTAGATATAATACAAAATCAATGTAGTACAGAACTTACAATGCCGCAAGGTTTTGCAACTGACCCAATTCTGACGGAATGCTCCCAGAGAGATTGTTGAATGACATATCACTGTCAACATACATGCACAAAGTCAAAAGCAAATTAGAATCTGCAAACTTCAGCCAAATTACAAACAAGTTCTTATAAAACTCACATGATTTGAACACTCCTGAGGTCCCCAAATTCTGCAGGCAAGGGACCATCAAGATGATTCCCACTAAAATTCCTGCAGGTAAATATATGTATGAAGATGTCAGGAGATAGTGTTAACAAATTTCAATTGTAGAACCATATACAGTATACTGAATACTCTAAGAAGTACACTTACAAAGTCAGGAGGTGCTCAAGATTGCCAACAGAAGCAGGAACAGGGCCAGAGAAATTGTTGCTGGACAAATCCCTGAAAGGAAACAAAACAGACAGTTAATTCCTCATAAAAAGATGGAGGTGATGCACATGAGCTATGCGTTATAAGTCTAACAGTGAGATAGACGTATACTTACAAAGTGTCAAGATTGATGATATGTCCCAACTCAAGATTAATTCTACCACTGAAGGCATTTGCTGACAAATTCCTGAGGGTCCAATCAATTTAATTTATCAACTGACAAGAAAGTTCAATCAAACCACAAGTGAAAGACAGAATTCAAAACACTAGAACTCACAGATAGGTCAAGCTCTGCAGATTTCTCAATGCTAAAGGAATGGATCCTGTCAAGCGGTTTCCATGAACGTTGCTAAACAATCAATCACAAGAAAATCTATCAGTATGCATAAACCTATGGTACTCTGTAAACTTGGACAGGTAGTGGAATAAGATATCCTACAATTGATTCAAGGCAGTGCAGGAACCAATGTCATGTGGGATGGGACCTTCCAGATCATTGTTGGCAAGATTCCTGACACATCACGCAAATTATAAATGTGAAGGTATTATTAAAAAATACAAAGGAACAGGAACACTGGCACAATATTACTCACAATTCAAACAACTGGTTCAGCTTCCCAAGCTCACCAGGAATTCTACCAACCAGTTTGTTGTCATTTAATTGCCTGCAGAGATAATAAGCAAAGAGACTTCTTACACAGAATAAAGCATGGCACCAATGAGTTTGTATCAGTAAAACATTGCATCAATGGGTTTATAACAGATGAGGCAACTCACAAATAGCTAAGCTTTGACATATTGCCAAGTTCAGGAGGAATTGTCCCAGTCAACTTGTTACCATGCAGGTATCTGGAATAACAAACAATTGTGTTCAGATATAGAACTGAAGCATTACTGAAGAACCTTCCACGCAAAGTAAGCAAACTTACAGTTTCCCAGTGTATGATAAATTGCCTAGTATCGGTGGAATTGGCCCTACAAGTTCATTCTCACTTAAATCCCTGGAAAACAAGAATGATATTATAAACTCCTTTAACTCTTGCAAAAATCAACTGGAGTTAAAGTATTCAAAATTAGAACAAATCACTTACAAAACAGCAAGAGCCTGCATTAAACCAATAACCTCAGGAATCTTTCCAGTCAGTCTATTCCCTTGTAGCGACCTAACAAAATGCACCATAAACATTCTTTAACAGCTGAACTCCACAAACACTACATTCTTTAACAGTCCAAAGAAATTGAACTTACAGGGTAGCCACTTGTAAAAATCCAATGTTATATGGAATCCCACCAGTGATCTGATTGTATGATATGTCCCTACAATTTCCAACATAAACAAATATTAAGCAACCAACAGCTAAAAGCTTCTTTTAAGTTCATGGGAGATTTGGGGAAATTCAAACTTTTTCAATTTTACAAATTTTCTTACAGGATCTCAAAGCTTGTACAATTGCCAATGTTGTCGGGGATCGGGCCAGTCAGGTTATTGCCTCTAACATCACTGAGCATATAAGGCAACTTCAATACCAACAGAAACACAAAAAGAACACAAAGAAACCAAAACTTGTTGAAATACAGGAGGAAAATACTTACAAGTACCACAGACCAGTTAATTGACACATATCAGGGGACAGTGCTCCAGTCAAAGAGTTGCCTCGCAATCCGCTGTAAAGTCAAATTCCAACCAAGAGAATCAGAAATATAGAGGACTTTTAGCAAATACAGTAAAGTAACTACAACACAAAGGGTTGTGAATAATCTACTGAATAAAAAACACACAAGAAGGCAAGAACAAATGCAATACACAGAAATTCATGGAATAATTGTCTCAAGTACTCACAGGTACTGCAAAACTTCATTCCAATATATTAGCCTTGGTATCTCACCAGTGAGCTGGTTCCGAGCAAGATCACTGCAAACATAACAGCATCAAAGCAGAAATATGAAACTCATCAGTCTCAAATAGAAAGGAATACCAACAGCCAAACATCAGTTCTCGGAGAGAATTTTTAACATAAATGTGAAATTCAGGTGATTAAAAGCAGGAGACTTACAGAGTTTTAAGGTTTGGAATTTGGGTAAGAGTCGTAGGCATAGGACCAGTCAACTGATTGTTCTTCAAATTCCTGCATTATCAAACCAAATTACACTTGTAAATATTCAAAGAATTTCTGAGGCATACATCCTACAGAAAGAAAATTTATGATTAAACACTTACAAAACCTCAAGCTTCTTAAGCTTTGAAACCGAGAAGGGTATGTCTCCAGACAGATTATTGTCAGACAAATCCCTGCATTTCAACGCAGGATTAGCAAAACCAAAATGGGAAACAAGTAAAAGGACAAACAAAGAAATTCAACAAGGATCAGTCTTACAG
This portion of the Rosa chinensis cultivar Old Blush chromosome 1, RchiOBHm-V2, whole genome shotgun sequence genome encodes:
- the LOC112171670 gene encoding uncharacterized protein LOC112171670; this translates as MDDEEMMEFVKEAFEGEEIDMDYEFDAPRFYDFTTLETDWEAEVAEDWFRYAGSYPSSPFIVRLLNWHKGNSLEETTDTSAEFKDVECIKCASIESKNSMEAEGSSIEDDSNGGVKCSNKMDQDTLKAKTKSSVKSPSISRSSTLMKPTASQLAKAKQRRHEVRQSHSNRLSRRLEKKLGKVAENSPSSPLFDSVATKRQKLEAGYVRKVSQLTHQPLWLHKSPKKVGTAVTSPNGRPKVTIPREPNLETAQRAQRRRYKTIAKDGEQAKIIKEPPWTLPKKSTPQAKEFQVFYFRTSQRAKQSTVDNVTNTPISSCLSPTEATEIKGSNSASAKRDKCKVLSLKKKTLSSKEGTGAIPNLKQESRLPSPRELKFDKRFMKEPPTDLFSKLSLAPEAHHNANPELKTAYAC
- the LOC112176974 gene encoding LRR receptor-like serine/threonine-protein kinase ERL1 isoform X1; the protein is MEERVVLKWRKKKKDVALWFGLSLFLLLPLASSLSDEGKALMSIKASFSNVANVLLDWNDAHDEDFCSWRGVFCDNVSLSVASLNLSSLNLGGEISPALGDLGNLESIDLQGNKLTGQIPDEIGSCSSLIYLDLSDNNLSGDIPFSVSKLKKLEVLNLKNNQLTGPMPTTLTQIPNLKTLDLARNQLTGEIPRLIYWNEVLQYLGLRGNSLTGALSPDMCQLTGLWYFDVRGNNLTGPIPDNIGNCTSFEILDISYNQITGGIPYNIGFLQVATLSLQGNRLTGKIPEVIGLMQALAVLDLSENELVGPIPPILGNLSYTGKLYLHGNKLTGTIPPELGNMSKLSYLQLNDNKLVGRIPGELGKLNQLFELNLANNDLEGPIPHDIGSCTALNQFNVHGNRLTGSIPLALRNLQSLTYLNLSANAFSGRINLELGHIINLDTLDLSSNNFSGPVPASVGNLEHLLTLNFSGNHLDGPLPAEFGDLRSVQIIDMSFNNLSGSIPSELGQLQNLAALLLNNNNLRGKIPDQLTNCFSLETLNFSYNNLSGIVPPMRNFSRFSPDSFIANPLLCSDWLGSICRPVAPKSRAVFSRAAVVCMALGFITLLSMVIVAIYKSNQPKQLMMGSTKNGQGMYILCLFDLLTSFFCVLTNESKEDSLLFTGPAKLVILHMDMAIHSFDDIMRITENLNEKYIIGYGASSTVYKCVLKNSRPMAIKRLYNRYPHNWREFETELETIGSIKHRNLVSLHGYSLSPLGNLLFYDYMENGSLWDMLHGPSKKVKLDWETRLKIAVGAAQGLAYLHHDCNPRIIHRDVKSSNILLDENFEAHLSDFGIAKSIPSADTHASTYVLGTIGYIDPEYARTSRLNEKSDVYSFGIVLLELLTGKKAVDKESNLHHLILSKADNNTVMETVDPEVSVTCMDITHVKKTFQLALLCTKRNPTERPTMHEVARVLVSLLPLHHSKKPLSNGIDYDKFAVNKEQQPKVQQQKPVRQESHSSDAQWFLRFGEVISKNTL
- the LOC112176974 gene encoding LRR receptor-like serine/threonine-protein kinase ERL2 isoform X3; this translates as MEERVVLKWRKKKKDVALWFGLSLFLLLPLASSLSDEGKALMSIKASFSNVANVLLDWNDAHDEDFCSWRGVFCDNVSLSVASLNLSSLNLGGEISPALGDLGNLESIDLQGNKLTGQIPDEIGSCSSLIYLDLSDNNLSGDIPFSVSKLKKLEVLNLKNNQLTGPMPTTLTQIPNLKTLDLARNQLTGEIPRLIYWNEVLQYLGLRGNSLTGALSPDMCQLTGLWYFDVRGNNLTGPIPDNIGNCTSFEILDISYNQITGGIPYNIGFLQVATLSLQGNRLTGKIPEVIGLMQALAVLDLSENELVGPIPPILGNLSYTGKLYLHGNKLTGTIPPELGNMSKLSYLQLNDNKLVGRIPGELGKLNQLFELNLSANAFSGRINLELGHIINLDTLDLSSNNFSGPVPASVGNLEHLLTLNFSGNHLDGPLPAEFGDLRSVQIIDMSFNNLSGSIPSELGQLQNLAALLLNNNNLRGKIPDQLTNCFSLETLNFSYNNLSGIVPPMRNFSRFSPDSFIANPLLCSDWLGSICRPVAPKSRAVFSRAAVVCMALGFITLLSMVIVAIYKSNQPKQLMMGSTKNGQGPAKLVILHMDMAIHSFDDIMRITENLNEKYIIGYGASSTVYKCVLKNSRPMAIKRLYNRYPHNWREFETELETIGSIKHRNLVSLHGYSLSPLGNLLFYDYMENGSLWDMLHGPSKKVKLDWETRLKIAVGAAQGLAYLHHDCNPRIIHRDVKSSNILLDENFEAHLSDFGIAKSIPSADTHASTYVLGTIGYIDPEYARTSRLNEKSDVYSFGIVLLELLTGKKAVDKESNLHHLILSKADNNTVMETVDPEVSVTCMDITHVKKTFQLALLCTKRNPTERPTMHEVARVLVSLLPLHHSKKPLSNGIDYDKFAVNKEQQPKVQQQKPVRQESHSSDAQWFLRFGEVISKNTL
- the LOC112176974 gene encoding LRR receptor-like serine/threonine-protein kinase ERL1 isoform X2, whose protein sequence is MEERVVLKWRKKKKDVALWFGLSLFLLLPLASSLSDEGKALMSIKASFSNVANVLLDWNDAHDEDFCSWRGVFCDNVSLSVASLNLSSLNLGGEISPALGDLGNLESIDLQGNKLTGQIPDEIGSCSSLIYLDLSDNNLSGDIPFSVSKLKKLEVLNLKNNQLTGPMPTTLTQIPNLKTLDLARNQLTGEIPRLIYWNEVLQYLGLRGNSLTGALSPDMCQLTGLWYFDVRGNNLTGPIPDNIGNCTSFEILDISYNQITGGIPYNIGFLQVATLSLQGNRLTGKIPEVIGLMQALAVLDLSENELVGPIPPILGNLSYTGKLYLHGNKLTGTIPPELGNMSKLSYLQLNDNKLVGRIPGELGKLNQLFELNLANNDLEGPIPHDIGSCTALNQFNVHGNRLTGSIPLALRNLQSLTYLNLSANAFSGRINLELGHIINLDTLDLSSNNFSGPVPASVGNLEHLLTLNFSGNHLDGPLPAEFGDLRSVQIIDMSFNNLSGSIPSELGQLQNLAALLLNNNNLRGKIPDQLTNCFSLETLNFSYNNLSGIVPPMRNFSRFSPDSFIANPLLCSDWLGSICRPVAPKSRAVFSRAAVVCMALGFITLLSMVIVAIYKSNQPKQLMMGSTKNGQGPAKLVILHMDMAIHSFDDIMRITENLNEKYIIGYGASSTVYKCVLKNSRPMAIKRLYNRYPHNWREFETELETIGSIKHRNLVSLHGYSLSPLGNLLFYDYMENGSLWDMLHGPSKKVKLDWETRLKIAVGAAQGLAYLHHDCNPRIIHRDVKSSNILLDENFEAHLSDFGIAKSIPSADTHASTYVLGTIGYIDPEYARTSRLNEKSDVYSFGIVLLELLTGKKAVDKESNLHHLILSKADNNTVMETVDPEVSVTCMDITHVKKTFQLALLCTKRNPTERPTMHEVARVLVSLLPLHHSKKPLSNGIDYDKFAVNKEQQPKVQQQKPVRQESHSSDAQWFLRFGEVISKNTL